A part of Falco naumanni isolate bFalNau1 chromosome 19, bFalNau1.pat, whole genome shotgun sequence genomic DNA contains:
- the KCTD9 gene encoding BTB/POZ domain-containing protein KCTD9 isoform X1, whose product MSVSARCLPGSAGGAGCRRRRSMRRVTLFVNGSPRNGKVVAVYGTLSDLLSVASNKLGIKATSVYNGKGGLIDDIALIRDDDVLFVCEGEPFIDPQTDGRPHEELTGSHTDWLTLNVGGRYFTTTRSTLVNKEPDSMLAHMFKDKDAWGNKQDHRGAFLIDRSPEYFEPILNYLRHGQLIVNDGINLLGVLEEARFFGIDSLIEHLEIAIKNSQPAEDHSPISRKEFVRFLLATPTKSELRCQGLNFSGADLSRLDLRYINFKMANLSRCNLAHANLCCANLERADLSGSVLDCANLQGVKMLCSNAEGASLKGCNFEDPSGLKANLEGANLKGVDMEGSQMTGINLRVATLKNAKLKNCNLRGATLAGTDLENCDLSGCDLQEANLRGSNVKGAIFEEMLTPLHMSQSVR is encoded by the exons ATGTCGGTCAGCGCTCGCTGCCTTCCGGGTTCGGCAGGAGGAGcgggctgccgccgccgccgcagcatGAGGCGGGTCACGCTGTTCGTTAACGGCAGCCCCCGGAACGGGAAG GTCGTGGCTGTGTATGGGACGTTGTCAGATTTGCTGTCTGTGGCTAGTAATAAGCTCGGAATAAAAGCAACCAGTGTTTACAATGGAAAAGGTGGACTCATTGATGATATCGCTTTGATTAG GGATGatgatgttttgtttgtctgtgaAGGGGAACCATTCATTG ATCCTCAAACTGATGGGAGACCTCATGAAGAGCTAACGGGGTCACACACAGATTGGTTAACACTCAATGTTGGAGGCCGATACTTCACCACTACACG GAGCACTTTGGTTAACAAAGAACCTGACAGTATGTTGGCCCACATGTTTAAAGATAAAG ATGCTTGGGGAAATAAGCAAGATCATAGAGGAGCATTCCTAATTGACCGCAGTCCAGAGTATTTTGAGCCAATTTTGAACTATTTGCGTCACGGACAGCTCATTGTAAATGATGGCATTAATTTGCTAG gTGTTTTGGAAGAAGCCAGGTTTTTTGGTATCGATTCACTAATTGAACATCTAGAAATAGCTATTAAG AACTCGCAGCCAGCTGAGGATCATTCTCCCATATCTCGAAAGGAGTTTGTCCGATTCCTGCTGGCAACCCCAACCAAGTCTGAGCTGCGATGTCAG gGTCTCAATTTCAGTGGAGCAGATCTTTCACGTCTGGATCTTCGCTACATAAACTTCAAGATGGCTAACCTAAGCCGTTGCAACCTAGCGCACGCCAACCTGTGCTGCGCAAATCTGGAAAGAGCTGACCTCTCTGGATCCGTGCTTGAT TGTGCAAACCTTCAGGGGGTAAAGATGCTGTGTTCCAATGCAGAAGGAGCATCTCTGAAAGGGTGCAACTTTGAAGATCCTTCAGGCCTTAAAGCTAATTTGGAAG gTGCTAACCTGAAAGGTGTTGACATGGAAGGCAGTCAGATGACAGGAATTAATCTAAGAGTTGCAAcgctgaaaaatgcaaaactaaaaaaCTGTAATCTGAGAGGAGCAACGTTGGCGGGAACTGATTTGGAA AATTGCGATCTATCAGGTTGTGATCTACAAGAAGCTAATTTGAGGGGATCTAATGTAAAAGGAGCTATCTTTGAAGAGATGCTGACACCTTTGCACATGTCTCAGAGCGTCAGATAG
- the KCTD9 gene encoding BTB/POZ domain-containing protein KCTD9 isoform X3, translated as MSVSARCLPGSAGGAGCRRRRSMRRVTLFVNGSPRNGKVVAVYGTLSDLLSVASNKLGIKATSVYNGKGGLIDDIALIRDDDVLFVCEGEPFIDPQTDGRPHEELTGSHTDWLTLNVGGRYFTTTRSTLVNKEPDSMLAHMFKDKGVLEEARFFGIDSLIEHLEIAIKNSQPAEDHSPISRKEFVRFLLATPTKSELRCQGLNFSGADLSRLDLRYINFKMANLSRCNLAHANLCCANLERADLSGSVLDCANLQGVKMLCSNAEGASLKGCNFEDPSGLKANLEGANLKGVDMEGSQMTGINLRVATLKNAKLKNCNLRGATLAGTDLENCDLSGCDLQEANLRGSNVKGAIFEEMLTPLHMSQSVR; from the exons ATGTCGGTCAGCGCTCGCTGCCTTCCGGGTTCGGCAGGAGGAGcgggctgccgccgccgccgcagcatGAGGCGGGTCACGCTGTTCGTTAACGGCAGCCCCCGGAACGGGAAG GTCGTGGCTGTGTATGGGACGTTGTCAGATTTGCTGTCTGTGGCTAGTAATAAGCTCGGAATAAAAGCAACCAGTGTTTACAATGGAAAAGGTGGACTCATTGATGATATCGCTTTGATTAG GGATGatgatgttttgtttgtctgtgaAGGGGAACCATTCATTG ATCCTCAAACTGATGGGAGACCTCATGAAGAGCTAACGGGGTCACACACAGATTGGTTAACACTCAATGTTGGAGGCCGATACTTCACCACTACACG GAGCACTTTGGTTAACAAAGAACCTGACAGTATGTTGGCCCACATGTTTAAAGATAAAG gTGTTTTGGAAGAAGCCAGGTTTTTTGGTATCGATTCACTAATTGAACATCTAGAAATAGCTATTAAG AACTCGCAGCCAGCTGAGGATCATTCTCCCATATCTCGAAAGGAGTTTGTCCGATTCCTGCTGGCAACCCCAACCAAGTCTGAGCTGCGATGTCAG gGTCTCAATTTCAGTGGAGCAGATCTTTCACGTCTGGATCTTCGCTACATAAACTTCAAGATGGCTAACCTAAGCCGTTGCAACCTAGCGCACGCCAACCTGTGCTGCGCAAATCTGGAAAGAGCTGACCTCTCTGGATCCGTGCTTGAT TGTGCAAACCTTCAGGGGGTAAAGATGCTGTGTTCCAATGCAGAAGGAGCATCTCTGAAAGGGTGCAACTTTGAAGATCCTTCAGGCCTTAAAGCTAATTTGGAAG gTGCTAACCTGAAAGGTGTTGACATGGAAGGCAGTCAGATGACAGGAATTAATCTAAGAGTTGCAAcgctgaaaaatgcaaaactaaaaaaCTGTAATCTGAGAGGAGCAACGTTGGCGGGAACTGATTTGGAA AATTGCGATCTATCAGGTTGTGATCTACAAGAAGCTAATTTGAGGGGATCTAATGTAAAAGGAGCTATCTTTGAAGAGATGCTGACACCTTTGCACATGTCTCAGAGCGTCAGATAG
- the KCTD9 gene encoding BTB/POZ domain-containing protein KCTD9 isoform X2 has protein sequence MSVSARCLPGSAGGAGCRRRRSMRRVTLFVNGSPRNGKVVAVYGTLSDLLSVASNKLGIKATSVYNGKGGLIDDIALIRDDDVLFVCEGEPFIDPQTDGRPHEELTGSHTDWLTLNVGGRYFTTTRSTLVNKEPDSMLAHMFKDKDAWGNKQDHRGAFLIDRSPEYFEPILNYLRHGQLIVNDGINLLGVLEEARFFGIDSLIEHLEIAIKNSQPAEDHSPISRKEFVRFLLATPTKSELRCQGLNFSGADLSRLDLRYINFKMANLSRCNLAHANLCCANLERADLSGSVLDCANLQGVKMLCSNAEGASLKGCNFEDPSGLKANLEGANLKGVDMEGSQMTGINLRVATLKNAKLKNCNLRGATLAGTDLES, from the exons ATGTCGGTCAGCGCTCGCTGCCTTCCGGGTTCGGCAGGAGGAGcgggctgccgccgccgccgcagcatGAGGCGGGTCACGCTGTTCGTTAACGGCAGCCCCCGGAACGGGAAG GTCGTGGCTGTGTATGGGACGTTGTCAGATTTGCTGTCTGTGGCTAGTAATAAGCTCGGAATAAAAGCAACCAGTGTTTACAATGGAAAAGGTGGACTCATTGATGATATCGCTTTGATTAG GGATGatgatgttttgtttgtctgtgaAGGGGAACCATTCATTG ATCCTCAAACTGATGGGAGACCTCATGAAGAGCTAACGGGGTCACACACAGATTGGTTAACACTCAATGTTGGAGGCCGATACTTCACCACTACACG GAGCACTTTGGTTAACAAAGAACCTGACAGTATGTTGGCCCACATGTTTAAAGATAAAG ATGCTTGGGGAAATAAGCAAGATCATAGAGGAGCATTCCTAATTGACCGCAGTCCAGAGTATTTTGAGCCAATTTTGAACTATTTGCGTCACGGACAGCTCATTGTAAATGATGGCATTAATTTGCTAG gTGTTTTGGAAGAAGCCAGGTTTTTTGGTATCGATTCACTAATTGAACATCTAGAAATAGCTATTAAG AACTCGCAGCCAGCTGAGGATCATTCTCCCATATCTCGAAAGGAGTTTGTCCGATTCCTGCTGGCAACCCCAACCAAGTCTGAGCTGCGATGTCAG gGTCTCAATTTCAGTGGAGCAGATCTTTCACGTCTGGATCTTCGCTACATAAACTTCAAGATGGCTAACCTAAGCCGTTGCAACCTAGCGCACGCCAACCTGTGCTGCGCAAATCTGGAAAGAGCTGACCTCTCTGGATCCGTGCTTGAT TGTGCAAACCTTCAGGGGGTAAAGATGCTGTGTTCCAATGCAGAAGGAGCATCTCTGAAAGGGTGCAACTTTGAAGATCCTTCAGGCCTTAAAGCTAATTTGGAAG gTGCTAACCTGAAAGGTGTTGACATGGAAGGCAGTCAGATGACAGGAATTAATCTAAGAGTTGCAAcgctgaaaaatgcaaaactaaaaaaCTGTAATCTGAGAGGAGCAACGTTGGCGGGAACTGATTTGGAA TCTTAG